One part of the Lapillicoccus jejuensis genome encodes these proteins:
- a CDS encoding sugar-binding transcriptional regulator, whose amino-acid sequence METTTSAPSGTAGPAQLVLMATVARRHYVDGRSKIEIADELGISRFKVARLLDAALATGLVRIEIGHPGSIDVDLSGRLREHLSLRTAIVVGTAEQDAGALREVLGTAAGELLTETVTRDDVLGLAWARAVATTVAHVGPLPPVPVVQLTGSLPREDLAATSIEIVRELARHTGGEVSFFYAPFLLPDAATARTLRDQPDIARAHGRFPSVTKAVIGLGRFAAGQSTIYDALDDDARAALEGAGAVADLSGVFLDAEGRVVGRDLTARMICMDADELAHVQDVLAVPYGAAKAPAVLAAARSGLVTTLVTHTAMATELLAQPPVRRPGRG is encoded by the coding sequence GTGGAGACGACGACGTCGGCACCGAGCGGCACCGCCGGACCGGCGCAGCTGGTGCTCATGGCGACCGTCGCGCGTCGGCACTACGTCGACGGTCGCTCGAAGATCGAGATCGCCGACGAGCTCGGCATCAGCCGCTTCAAGGTCGCCCGCCTGCTCGACGCCGCGCTCGCCACCGGCCTGGTCCGCATCGAGATCGGGCACCCGGGCAGCATCGACGTCGACCTGTCGGGACGGCTGCGCGAGCACCTGTCCCTGCGCACGGCCATCGTCGTCGGCACCGCCGAGCAGGACGCCGGCGCCCTGCGGGAGGTCCTCGGCACGGCGGCCGGTGAGCTGCTGACGGAGACGGTGACGCGCGACGACGTCCTGGGGCTGGCGTGGGCGCGAGCGGTCGCGACGACGGTGGCGCACGTCGGTCCGCTGCCGCCGGTCCCGGTGGTCCAGCTGACCGGTTCCCTCCCCCGCGAGGACCTCGCGGCCACCTCCATCGAGATCGTCCGCGAGCTCGCCCGGCACACGGGCGGGGAGGTGTCGTTCTTCTACGCGCCGTTCCTGCTCCCCGACGCGGCGACCGCCCGCACGCTGCGCGACCAGCCGGACATCGCCCGGGCCCACGGTCGCTTCCCGTCGGTCACCAAGGCGGTCATCGGGCTCGGGCGCTTCGCGGCCGGTCAGAGCACGATCTACGACGCCCTCGACGACGACGCGCGCGCCGCGCTGGAGGGGGCCGGCGCGGTCGCCGACCTGTCGGGCGTCTTCCTCGACGCCGAGGGACGGGTGGTCGGTCGCGACCTCACGGCCCGGATGATCTGCATGGACGCGGACGAGCTCGCCCACGTGCAGGACGTCCTCGCCGTCCCGTACGGCGCCGCCAAGGCCCCCGCCGTCCTCGCCGCCGCCCGCAGCGGGCTCGTCACGACGCTGGTCACCCACACCGCGATGGCGACCGAGCTGCTCGCGCAGCCGCCGGTTCGACGACCCGGGAGGGGGTGA
- a CDS encoding ABC transporter substrate-binding protein: MSRATYATVAVVGAVALSTGLSACAGAGGAGGAGGGGGGSTDSINVLMVNNPQMVDLQKLAPEFTKESGIKVNFTVLPENDLRDKTSQEFSSQAGQYDVATLSNFEIPIYAKNSWVADLTSYTKSDTAFDQSDILEPMTKALSVDGKIYGEPFYGESSFLMYRKDVLAAKGVTMPAKPTWQQVADIAAKVDTPGGMRGICLRGQPGWGQLFAPLTTVVNTFGGTWFEKDWTPKVNGTEFKAATNFYVDLVKAHGEAGASQAGFTECLNNMTQGKTAMWYDATSAAGSLEASDSPVKGKIGYAPAPVVKTDSSGWLYTWAWAVEQKSAKKDAAWKFVSWASSKKYEELVGAQLGWSKVPAGKRASTYSNADYVKSAEAFATETKSAIESANPDNPGVQERPAPGIQFVDIPEFPDLGTKVSQYVSSAIAGQGSVDSALDQGQQLAETVAKSYQK, encoded by the coding sequence ATGTCGCGTGCGACGTACGCCACCGTGGCCGTGGTGGGGGCCGTGGCCCTCTCGACCGGCCTGTCGGCCTGCGCCGGAGCCGGAGGCGCCGGTGGCGCCGGTGGTGGTGGGGGCGGGTCGACCGACAGCATCAACGTGCTGATGGTCAACAACCCGCAGATGGTGGACCTGCAGAAGCTGGCTCCCGAGTTCACCAAGGAGAGCGGGATCAAGGTGAACTTCACCGTCCTGCCGGAGAACGACCTGCGCGACAAGACGAGCCAGGAGTTCTCCAGCCAGGCCGGGCAGTACGACGTCGCGACGCTGTCGAACTTCGAGATCCCGATCTACGCCAAGAACAGCTGGGTCGCGGACCTGACGTCCTACACGAAGTCGGACACGGCGTTCGACCAGTCCGACATCCTCGAGCCGATGACCAAGGCGCTGTCGGTGGACGGGAAGATCTACGGCGAGCCGTTCTACGGCGAGTCGTCGTTCCTCATGTACCGCAAGGACGTCCTCGCCGCGAAGGGCGTGACGATGCCGGCGAAGCCGACCTGGCAGCAGGTCGCCGACATCGCCGCCAAGGTGGACACGCCCGGGGGGATGCGCGGGATCTGCCTGCGCGGGCAGCCGGGCTGGGGTCAGCTCTTCGCGCCGCTGACGACCGTGGTCAACACCTTCGGGGGGACGTGGTTCGAGAAGGACTGGACCCCGAAGGTCAACGGCACCGAGTTTAAGGCGGCGACGAACTTCTACGTCGACCTGGTCAAGGCGCACGGTGAGGCCGGGGCGTCGCAGGCCGGGTTCACCGAGTGCCTCAACAACATGACCCAGGGCAAGACGGCGATGTGGTACGACGCCACCTCGGCCGCGGGGTCGCTCGAGGCGTCCGACTCGCCGGTCAAGGGCAAGATCGGCTACGCGCCCGCGCCGGTGGTCAAGACCGACTCCTCGGGCTGGCTCTACACGTGGGCGTGGGCGGTCGAGCAGAAGTCGGCCAAGAAGGACGCGGCCTGGAAGTTCGTCTCGTGGGCCTCGAGCAAGAAGTACGAGGAGCTCGTCGGCGCCCAGCTCGGCTGGTCCAAGGTCCCGGCGGGCAAGCGGGCCTCGACGTACTCCAACGCCGACTACGTCAAGTCGGCCGAGGCCTTCGCGACCGAGACCAAGAGCGCGATCGAGTCGGCCAACCCGGACAACCCCGGGGTGCAGGAGCGCCCGGCCCCCGGCATCCAGTTCGTCGACATCCCCGAGTTCCCCGACCTCGGCACCAAGGTGAGCCAGTACGTCAGCTCGGCCATCGCCGGCCAGGGCAGCGTGGACTCGGCGCTCGACCAGGGTCAGCAGCTGGCGGAGACCGTCGCCAAGAGCTACCAGAAGTGA
- a CDS encoding carbohydrate ABC transporter permease, producing MSSTTTVTARGATSGAPGGGRSTGAAPGAAMRRTGEWARRAPLLPALVLTVIVTQLPFVVTIVTSFISWNAYYPDRRHFAGLENFQTVVSDPDARKAILVSVTLTLSVVLVSLLLGLVSALLLDRKFLGRGIVRTLMITPFLVVPVAAALLWKHALYNPEYGLFDGLLKLVLGSNAPQVDWIGQYPFASVMFAIVWQWTPFMMLILLAGLQSRPLDVVEAARIDGASSWQIFRHMTLPHLRSYIELAGLLGTIYVVQNFDHVFTITSGGLGTANLPYYIYQTFYTAHDYGLASAAGVIVVVLTIAVATVALRTVFSLFKEENR from the coding sequence ATGTCCAGCACGACCACCGTCACTGCCCGGGGCGCCACCAGCGGCGCCCCGGGCGGGGGCCGGAGCACCGGCGCCGCCCCGGGGGCCGCCATGCGCCGTACGGGGGAGTGGGCCCGCCGGGCCCCGCTCCTGCCCGCCCTCGTCCTGACCGTCATCGTCACGCAGCTGCCGTTCGTCGTCACCATCGTCACGTCGTTCATCAGCTGGAACGCGTACTACCCCGACCGGCGGCACTTCGCCGGGCTGGAGAACTTCCAGACCGTCGTCTCCGACCCTGACGCGCGCAAGGCCATCCTCGTCAGCGTCACCCTCACCCTGTCGGTCGTCCTCGTCTCGCTGCTGCTGGGGCTGGTCTCGGCGCTGCTGCTGGACCGCAAGTTCCTCGGCCGCGGGATCGTGCGCACGCTGATGATCACGCCGTTCCTCGTCGTGCCCGTCGCCGCAGCGCTGCTGTGGAAGCACGCGCTGTACAACCCCGAGTACGGCCTGTTCGACGGGCTGCTGAAGCTGGTCCTCGGGTCGAACGCGCCGCAGGTCGACTGGATCGGTCAGTACCCGTTCGCGTCGGTGATGTTCGCGATCGTCTGGCAGTGGACGCCGTTCATGATGCTCATCCTTCTGGCGGGGCTGCAGTCCCGCCCGCTGGACGTCGTCGAGGCGGCCCGGATCGACGGCGCCAGCAGCTGGCAGATCTTCCGGCACATGACGCTGCCGCACCTGCGGTCCTACATCGAGCTCGCCGGCCTGCTCGGGACGATCTACGTGGTGCAGAACTTCGACCACGTCTTCACGATCACCTCCGGCGGCCTCGGCACGGCCAACCTGCCGTACTACATCTACCAGACCTTCTACACCGCCCACGACTACGGCCTGGCCTCGGCGGCCGGCGTCATCGTCGTCGTCCTCACCATCGCGGTGGCGACCGTCGCGCTGCGCACCGTGTTCAGCCTGTTCAAGGAGGAGAACCGATGA
- a CDS encoding carbohydrate ABC transporter permease, producing the protein MSATTASTAPALRHRKRSWGERSLGLVAWLVGLIFFFPFLWMVLTSFHSEADAATNPPSFFAPLSLEGYRDFFAAGPLPPLINSATASIVSTLLVIVLAFPAAYALSIRPVRKWTDVLFFFLSTKFLPVVAGLLPIYLFAQQVGLLDNIWLLVLFYTVMNLPIAVWMLRSFLAEVPVEMLEAAQVDGAGLLTTMRKIIAPVVTPGIAAAALICFIFSWNELLFARVLTATVSETAPVFLTGFVTSQGLFLAKVCAASLVVSLPVLIAGFAAQDKLVQGLSMGAVR; encoded by the coding sequence ATGAGCGCCACCACCGCGTCCACCGCTCCGGCGCTGCGTCACCGCAAGCGGTCGTGGGGCGAGCGCTCGCTCGGCCTGGTCGCCTGGCTGGTCGGGCTGATCTTCTTCTTCCCCTTCCTGTGGATGGTCCTCACCTCGTTCCACTCCGAGGCCGACGCGGCGACCAACCCGCCGTCGTTCTTCGCGCCGCTGAGCCTCGAGGGCTACCGCGACTTCTTCGCCGCCGGCCCGCTGCCGCCGCTGATCAACTCCGCGACCGCGAGCATCGTCTCGACGCTGCTCGTCATCGTCCTGGCCTTCCCGGCCGCCTACGCCCTGTCGATCCGCCCGGTGCGCAAGTGGACCGACGTGCTGTTCTTCTTCCTGTCCACCAAGTTCCTGCCCGTCGTCGCCGGGCTGCTGCCGATCTACCTGTTCGCGCAGCAGGTCGGGCTGCTGGACAACATCTGGCTGCTCGTCCTCTTCTACACGGTGATGAACCTGCCCATCGCCGTGTGGATGCTGCGCTCGTTCCTCGCCGAGGTCCCCGTCGAGATGCTCGAGGCCGCCCAGGTCGACGGGGCCGGGCTGCTGACGACGATGCGCAAGATCATCGCGCCCGTCGTCACCCCGGGCATCGCGGCGGCCGCGCTCATCTGCTTCATCTTCAGCTGGAACGAGCTGCTCTTCGCCCGCGTGCTGACGGCGACCGTCTCCGAGACCGCGCCGGTGTTCCTCACCGGGTTCGTCACCAGCCAGGGACTCTTCCTGGCCAAGGTCTGCGCCGCCTCGCTCGTCGTCTCGCTGCCGGTACTCATCGCCGGGTTCGCCGCCCAGGACAAGCTGGTCCAGGGCCTGTCGATGGGGGCGGTGCGCTGA
- a CDS encoding mannitol dehydrogenase family protein, which produces MTALRPDTLDALPAEVSRPTYDRSAATPGIVHFGVGGFHRAHQAMYVDALMERGLALDFGIVGVGTMPSDARMRDALGPQDGLYTLVVKHPDGRTEARVIGSLLGFHLAADDPEAVLSLMTAPSTRIVSLTITEGGYLFDPSTGELDTTHPLLQPDLSGEGAPTTPYGFITEALRRRRAAGTAPFTVMSCDNIPGNGQVARRMLVSFARLTDEALADHIATDVAFPDCMVDRITPVTSADDIARLAADHGVEDAWPVVCEPFTQWCLEDRFPTGRPPFEEVGVQLVPDVEPYELMKLRLLNASHQAMAYLGHLAGYTYAHEVAQDPLFVELLLGYMEKEATPTLHEVPGVDLDAYRHQLIERFANPEVRDTLARLCAESSDRIPKWLVPVVRENLRAGGSIERSALVVAAWARYAEGVDEQGRPIEVVDQLRERVMAAAARQGEDPLAFVRDEQLFGDLARDERFAASYTRWLASLHEVGARATIERVRDAG; this is translated from the coding sequence ATGACGGCCCTGCGACCGGACACCCTCGACGCCCTGCCCGCGGAGGTCTCGCGCCCGACGTACGACCGCTCGGCGGCGACCCCGGGCATCGTCCACTTCGGGGTCGGCGGCTTCCACCGCGCGCACCAGGCGATGTACGTCGACGCGCTGATGGAGCGCGGTCTCGCCCTCGACTTCGGGATCGTCGGCGTCGGCACGATGCCGTCGGACGCGCGGATGCGCGACGCCCTCGGCCCGCAGGACGGCCTCTACACCCTCGTCGTCAAGCACCCGGACGGCCGGACCGAGGCCCGCGTGATCGGGTCGCTGCTCGGCTTCCACCTCGCCGCCGACGACCCGGAGGCGGTGCTGTCGCTGATGACCGCCCCGTCGACGCGGATCGTCTCGCTCACCATCACCGAGGGCGGCTACCTCTTCGACCCGTCCACCGGCGAGCTCGACACGACCCACCCGCTGCTCCAGCCGGACCTGTCCGGCGAGGGCGCGCCGACGACGCCGTACGGGTTCATCACCGAGGCGCTGCGACGCCGACGTGCCGCGGGCACAGCGCCGTTCACGGTCATGTCCTGCGACAACATCCCGGGGAACGGTCAGGTCGCCCGGCGGATGCTCGTCTCCTTCGCCCGCCTCACCGACGAGGCTCTCGCCGACCACATCGCGACCGACGTCGCCTTCCCCGACTGCATGGTCGACCGCATCACCCCGGTGACGAGCGCCGACGACATCGCGCGGCTCGCGGCGGACCACGGGGTCGAGGACGCCTGGCCGGTGGTCTGCGAGCCGTTCACCCAGTGGTGCCTCGAGGACCGGTTCCCCACGGGGCGACCGCCGTTCGAGGAGGTCGGGGTCCAGCTGGTCCCCGACGTCGAGCCCTACGAGCTGATGAAGCTGCGGCTGCTCAACGCCAGCCACCAGGCGATGGCCTACCTCGGGCACCTGGCCGGGTACACCTACGCCCACGAGGTCGCGCAGGACCCGCTCTTCGTCGAGCTCCTGCTCGGCTACATGGAGAAGGAGGCCACGCCGACGCTGCACGAGGTGCCGGGGGTCGACCTCGACGCCTACCGCCACCAGCTCATCGAGCGGTTCGCCAACCCCGAGGTGCGCGACACCCTGGCCCGGCTGTGCGCCGAGAGCTCGGACCGCATCCCCAAGTGGCTCGTCCCGGTCGTCCGCGAGAACCTGCGCGCCGGCGGGTCGATCGAGCGGTCCGCGCTCGTCGTCGCCGCCTGGGCCCGCTACGCCGAGGGCGTCGACGAGCAGGGCCGGCCGATCGAGGTCGTCGACCAGCTGCGCGAGCGGGTCATGGCCGCCGCCGCGCGTCAGGGCGAGGACCCGCTGGCCTTCGTCCGCGACGAGCAGCTCTTCGGCGACCTCGCCCGCGACGAGAGGTTCGCGGCGTCGTACACCCGGTGGCTGGCCTCGCTGCACGAGGTGGGGGCGCGGGCGACCATCGAGCGCGTGCGCGACGCCGGGTGA
- the xylB gene encoding xylulokinase, with amino-acid sequence MSTLVAGVDSSTQSTKVVVCDAATGAVVREGRAAHPDGSEVDPEHWWRAWREATADGLLDGVEAVAVAGQQHGLVALDEHRSVVRPALLWNDTRSAGAALDLVEEVGGPQAYADAAGSVPSASFTVTKLRWLARHEPDAAQRVRSVLLPHDWLTARLLGDGDLAGVPLVTDRGDASGTGYWSPAQGRYRTDLLATALDRSGTAGLPDLPDVLGPAQAAGRTPSGLLVAPGTGDNMGAALGLALGPGDLVVSLGTSGTVFGVAEHPTADPTGIVAGFADATGRFLPLVCTLNAARVLTAAAAMLGTDLAGLERLALAAEPGAGGLTLLPYLDGERTPVLPEATGTLGGLTRDNATPGNLARAAVEGMLCGLADGLDALREQGVAVRRVLLIGGAARSAAVQAVAAGLFGAPVEVPEPGEYVALGAARQAAWVLSGEAQPPRWDVATSALPREEDDWAAPLRASYGALRRQVHGV; translated from the coding sequence GTGAGCACCCTCGTCGCCGGCGTCGACTCCTCGACCCAGTCCACCAAGGTCGTCGTCTGCGACGCCGCCACCGGTGCCGTCGTCCGTGAGGGCCGCGCCGCGCACCCCGACGGGAGCGAGGTCGACCCCGAGCACTGGTGGCGGGCCTGGCGCGAGGCTACCGCCGACGGGCTGCTCGACGGGGTCGAGGCGGTCGCGGTCGCCGGCCAGCAGCACGGGCTCGTCGCCCTCGACGAGCACCGCTCGGTCGTGCGACCGGCGCTGCTGTGGAACGACACCCGCAGCGCCGGCGCCGCGCTCGACCTCGTCGAGGAGGTGGGTGGCCCGCAGGCGTACGCCGACGCGGCCGGCTCGGTGCCGTCGGCCAGCTTCACCGTCACCAAGCTGCGCTGGCTCGCCCGCCACGAGCCCGACGCGGCGCAGCGCGTGCGCAGCGTCCTGCTGCCGCACGACTGGCTCACCGCGCGGCTGCTCGGCGACGGCGACCTCGCCGGCGTCCCGCTCGTCACCGACCGCGGGGACGCCTCCGGCACCGGCTACTGGTCGCCCGCGCAGGGCCGCTACCGGACCGACCTGCTGGCGACCGCGCTCGACCGGTCGGGGACGGCCGGGCTGCCCGACCTGCCCGACGTGCTGGGGCCGGCCCAGGCGGCCGGCCGCACCCCCTCGGGGCTGCTCGTCGCCCCGGGCACCGGCGACAACATGGGCGCCGCCCTGGGGCTCGCGCTCGGTCCCGGTGACCTCGTCGTCTCGCTCGGCACGAGCGGCACCGTGTTCGGGGTGGCCGAGCACCCGACCGCGGACCCCACGGGGATCGTCGCCGGGTTCGCCGACGCCACCGGTCGCTTCCTGCCGCTCGTCTGCACCCTCAACGCCGCCCGCGTCCTCACCGCCGCGGCGGCGATGCTCGGCACCGACCTGGCCGGGCTCGAGCGCCTCGCCCTCGCGGCCGAGCCGGGCGCCGGCGGGCTCACCCTGCTGCCCTACCTCGACGGCGAGCGCACCCCGGTGCTGCCCGAGGCGACCGGCACCCTCGGCGGGCTGACCCGTGACAACGCCACCCCGGGCAACCTCGCCCGCGCCGCGGTAGAGGGGATGCTGTGCGGCCTCGCCGACGGTCTCGACGCGCTGCGCGAGCAGGGCGTCGCCGTCCGGCGCGTCCTGCTCATCGGCGGGGCGGCCCGATCGGCGGCCGTGCAGGCGGTCGCCGCGGGTCTGTTCGGGGCCCCGGTGGAGGTGCCCGAGCCGGGGGAGTACGTCGCCCTCGGCGCGGCGCGCCAGGCTGCCTGGGTGCTGTCGGGCGAGGCGCAGCCGCCGCGCTGGGACGTCGCCACCTCCGCGCTGCCGCGCGAGGAGGACGACTGGGCGGCGCCCCTGCGGGCGTCGTACGGGGCCCTGCGCCGGCAGGTCCACGGGGTGTGA
- a CDS encoding electron transfer flavoprotein subunit beta/FixA family protein encodes MNIVVCVKYVPDAQADRTFSDSDNTTDRTNVPGLLSELDEYAVEEALKIAEATESEVTVLTVGPAEASEATKKALQMGAHAAVHVQDEAIHGSDALATSLVLAKAIEKMDPKPDLVLTGMASTDGTMGVVPTMLAERLGLPAVTYASELTVDGGAVTIRRDGDLASQTIEASLPCLVSVTDQINEPRYPSFKGIMAAKKKPVQTWSLGDLGVEAGQVGLAGAWTTVESFAARPPRQQGTIVVDEGDGGAKLAGFLAERKFV; translated from the coding sequence ATGAACATCGTCGTCTGCGTCAAGTACGTGCCGGACGCCCAGGCGGACCGCACCTTCAGCGACAGCGACAACACGACCGACCGCACCAACGTGCCGGGTCTGCTGTCCGAGCTCGACGAGTACGCCGTCGAGGAGGCGCTGAAGATCGCCGAGGCCACCGAGAGCGAGGTGACGGTGCTGACCGTCGGGCCCGCGGAGGCGTCGGAGGCGACGAAGAAGGCGCTGCAGATGGGCGCCCACGCGGCCGTGCACGTCCAGGACGAGGCGATCCACGGCTCCGACGCCCTCGCGACGTCGCTGGTGCTGGCCAAGGCCATCGAGAAGATGGACCCGAAGCCCGACCTCGTGCTGACCGGCATGGCCTCGACCGACGGCACGATGGGCGTCGTCCCGACGATGCTCGCCGAGCGCCTCGGCCTGCCCGCCGTCACCTACGCCTCCGAGCTGACCGTCGACGGCGGCGCCGTGACGATCCGCCGCGACGGCGACCTGGCCTCGCAGACCATCGAGGCGAGCCTGCCGTGCCTCGTGTCGGTCACCGACCAGATCAACGAGCCGCGCTACCCCTCCTTCAAGGGGATCATGGCCGCGAAGAAGAAGCCGGTGCAGACCTGGTCGCTGGGCGACCTCGGCGTCGAGGCCGGCCAGGTCGGCCTGGCCGGCGCGTGGACCACCGTCGAGTCCTTCGCCGCCCGACCGCCGCGCCAGCAGGGGACGATCGTCGTCGACGAGGGGGACGGCGGCGCCAAGCTCGCCGGCTTCCTCGCCGAGCGCAAGTTCGTCTGA
- a CDS encoding electron transfer flavoprotein subunit alpha/FixB family protein, with translation MADVLVLVDHQGGKVRKTTAELLTIARRLGEPSSVFVGDNVDGAKDILARYGSAKIYHSGAAELGEFLVVPQAELLAQLVEQTRPAAVLIPSTPEGKEVAARLAVKTGSALVTDAVDVQGEDGKVVTTQSVFAGSYTVRSTGTTGTVVVTVKPNSAPPQQQPAQSELVAVDFTPSDLARTARITASKPKEKSGRPELTEAAIVVSGGRGTGGDFSKVEDFADSLGAAVGASRAAVDAGWYPHTSQVGQTGKQVSPQLYVACGISGAIQHRAGMQTSKTIVAVNKDEEAPIFELVDFGVVGDLFSVLPQATEQVKGRKG, from the coding sequence ATGGCTGACGTCCTCGTCCTCGTGGACCACCAGGGCGGCAAGGTCCGCAAGACGACCGCCGAGCTGCTCACCATCGCCCGCCGCCTCGGCGAGCCGTCCTCCGTGTTCGTCGGCGACAACGTCGACGGCGCCAAGGACATCCTCGCCCGCTACGGCTCGGCGAAGATCTACCACTCCGGCGCGGCCGAGCTCGGCGAGTTCCTCGTCGTGCCCCAGGCCGAGCTGCTCGCCCAGCTCGTCGAGCAGACCAGGCCCGCCGCCGTCCTCATCCCCTCCACCCCGGAGGGCAAAGAGGTCGCGGCGCGCCTCGCGGTCAAGACGGGCTCGGCGCTCGTCACCGACGCCGTCGACGTGCAGGGCGAGGACGGCAAGGTCGTGACGACCCAGTCCGTCTTCGCCGGGTCCTACACCGTCCGCTCGACCGGGACGACGGGCACCGTCGTCGTCACCGTCAAGCCGAACTCCGCCCCGCCGCAGCAGCAGCCGGCGCAGTCCGAGCTCGTCGCGGTCGACTTCACGCCCTCCGACCTCGCGCGCACCGCCAGGATCACGGCAAGCAAGCCGAAGGAGAAGTCGGGTCGTCCCGAGCTGACCGAGGCGGCCATCGTCGTCTCCGGCGGTCGTGGCACCGGTGGCGACTTCTCCAAGGTCGAGGACTTCGCCGACTCCCTCGGCGCCGCCGTCGGCGCGAGCCGCGCCGCCGTCGACGCGGGCTGGTACCCGCACACCTCGCAGGTCGGCCAGACCGGCAAGCAGGTCTCGCCGCAGCTCTACGTCGCGTGCGGCATCTCGGGCGCGATCCAGCACCGCGCCGGCATGCAGACGAGCAAGACCATCGTCGCGGTCAACAAGGACGAGGAGGCGCCGATCTTCGAGCTCGTCGACTTCGGCGTCGTCGGAGACCTGTTCTCCGTGCTGCCCCAGGCCACCGAGCAGGTCAAGGGCCGCAAGGGCTGA
- a CDS encoding class I SAM-dependent methyltransferase: MTSEPTPEPEHLTVNRGNWDDRAPVHAAAPYYEWERFVADPAHLSEVVEFDRPRLPALDGVEGVHLQCHLGTDTVSLARLGARMTGLDLSPASVEQARRLSRECGTPVEYVVADVEDAAAALDGRTFDLVYVSMGALCWLPSVRRWAKAVAACLHPGGRVFVRDVHPMCGALRGVPADGDDPARLEVAYPYVETVEPQVWDEAETYVATADGAPPPITHTVTHSWNHGLGETVQALLDEGVRLDRLEEHDSVPFCPFPGQMEPVDPADTDGHGEWRLTEGSDRVALSFTLLGTRV; the protein is encoded by the coding sequence GTGACCAGCGAGCCGACCCCCGAGCCCGAGCACCTCACCGTCAACCGCGGGAACTGGGACGACCGCGCGCCGGTCCACGCGGCGGCGCCGTACTACGAGTGGGAGCGGTTCGTGGCCGACCCCGCGCACCTGTCCGAGGTCGTCGAGTTCGACCGGCCGCGGCTGCCCGCCCTCGACGGGGTGGAGGGCGTGCACCTGCAGTGCCACCTCGGCACCGACACCGTCTCCCTCGCGCGCCTCGGCGCGCGGATGACGGGGCTGGACCTCTCCCCCGCCTCGGTCGAGCAGGCCCGGCGGCTCTCGCGCGAGTGCGGCACCCCGGTGGAGTACGTCGTCGCCGATGTCGAGGACGCGGCCGCCGCCCTCGACGGGCGGACGTTCGACCTCGTCTACGTCTCGATGGGCGCGCTGTGCTGGCTGCCGTCGGTCCGGCGCTGGGCGAAGGCGGTCGCCGCGTGCCTGCACCCGGGCGGGCGGGTGTTCGTGCGCGACGTCCACCCGATGTGCGGGGCGCTGCGGGGGGTCCCCGCGGACGGCGACGACCCCGCGCGGCTCGAGGTCGCGTACCCGTACGTCGAGACCGTCGAGCCGCAGGTGTGGGACGAGGCCGAGACGTACGTCGCCACCGCGGACGGCGCCCCGCCGCCGATCACCCACACGGTCACCCACTCGTGGAACCACGGGCTCGGCGAGACGGTGCAGGCCCTGCTGGACGAGGGGGTGCGCCTGGACCGGCTCGAGGAGCACGACAGCGTCCCGTTCTGCCCGTTCCCCGGGCAGATGGAGCCGGTCGACCCGGCCGACACCGACGGCCACGGCGAGTGGCGGCTCACCGAGGGATCCGACCGGGTCGCCCTCAGCTTCACCCTGCTCGGCACCCGGGTCTGA
- a CDS encoding GNAT family N-acetyltransferase: MLDPFLLTHQPVLTGALVRLEPMGEQHLDGLWPMFADEDVRAGTGTMHQFAREQVRLGLARAAAREDRADWAVVRREDDAVVGEVVLMDLDEEVESMTFRIALTGPDVFGRGYGTETARLVRDFAFDRLGLHRLALEVNADNAPAIAVYTKVGFVREGTRRDAGRREGEWYDVHDMALLVTDPRP, encoded by the coding sequence GTGCTCGACCCCTTCCTGCTCACGCACCAGCCGGTGCTGACCGGCGCGCTCGTGCGCCTCGAGCCGATGGGGGAGCAGCACCTCGACGGCCTGTGGCCGATGTTCGCCGACGAGGACGTGCGCGCCGGGACCGGCACGATGCACCAGTTCGCGCGCGAGCAGGTGCGGCTGGGCCTGGCCCGGGCGGCAGCCCGCGAGGACCGCGCGGACTGGGCCGTCGTCCGCCGCGAGGACGACGCGGTGGTGGGGGAGGTCGTGCTCATGGACCTCGACGAGGAGGTCGAGTCGATGACGTTCCGGATCGCGCTGACCGGGCCCGACGTCTTCGGGCGCGGGTACGGGACGGAGACCGCGCGGCTGGTGCGCGACTTCGCCTTCGACCGCCTCGGGCTGCACCGGTTGGCGCTCGAGGTCAACGCGGACAACGCGCCGGCGATCGCGGTCTACACGAAGGTGGGGTTCGTCCGCGAGGGAACCCGCCGGGATGCGGGGCGTCGTGAGGGGGAGTGGTACGACGTCCACGACATGGCGCTGCTCGTCACCGACCCGCGGCCCTGA